From Sphingomonas bisphenolicum, one genomic window encodes:
- the rnpA gene encoding ribonuclease P protein component: protein MSRRADFLAANRGRRAPMPGFVLLVRERGDGDPAMRIGITVTKKIGGAVIRNRMKRRFRVLARALLPAHGIAGADHVLIGREGGIERDFALLHAELGKALGKIMTRPVDPPRGPARPRRGKPAKKSDTPAARSSEQP, encoded by the coding sequence ATGAGCAGGCGTGCGGATTTTCTGGCGGCGAATCGCGGACGCCGCGCGCCTATGCCGGGATTCGTCCTGCTGGTGCGCGAACGCGGCGATGGCGACCCGGCGATGCGTATCGGCATCACGGTCACGAAGAAGATTGGCGGCGCCGTCATCCGCAACCGGATGAAGCGCCGCTTTCGCGTTCTGGCGCGCGCACTGCTGCCGGCCCATGGCATTGCCGGCGCGGATCATGTGCTGATCGGCCGCGAAGGCGGGATCGAACGCGACTTTGCGCTGCTGCACGCCGAACTGGGCAAGGCGCTCGGCAAGATCATGACGCGCCCGGTCGATCCGCCGCGCGGCCCGGCACGCCCCCGCAGGGGCAAACCCGCCAAAAAGAGCGATACGCCTGCGGCGCGTTCAAGCGAACAGCCGTGA